Proteins encoded within one genomic window of Triticum aestivum cultivar Chinese Spring chromosome 2D, IWGSC CS RefSeq v2.1, whole genome shotgun sequence:
- the LOC123053486 gene encoding uncharacterized protein, with protein sequence MRDAPSSWPAAARAATRARGRAVARFVQTRHRSSGKVLGEEETAAENVYIKSSAVLGGVAPPVRSSGCSEPCCQSSSSTGPSTPTRRVHLQPILQRCYRTQGWRMRLLAEASRSSGLVLVISARIDGLASSCVYGSGAAVLLHL encoded by the exons ATGCGCGACGCCCCGTCGagctggccggcggcggcgagggcggcaacaAGGGCCCGGGGCAGGGCGGTGGCGCGGTTCGTGCAGACCAGGCACCGCTCCTCCGGCAAGGTGCTCGGCGAGGAGGAGACGGCCGCCGAGAACGTCTACATCAAG TCAAGTGCTGTTCTTGGTGGAGTTGCGCCTCCAGtgcgctcttcgggctgctcggaGCCATGCTGTCAGAGCTCTTCATCAACTGGGCCATCTACACCAACAAGGAGGGTGCATCTCCAACCAATTCTGCAGCG GTGCTACCGGACGCAAGGGTGGAGAATGCGCCTCCTTGCCGAAGCTTCTCGCTCTAGCGGTCTGGTGCTGGTGATCTCAGCCCGTATAGATGGATTGGCCAGCAGCTGTGTATACGGCAGCGGCGCTGCTGTACTACTACACCTATGA